The following proteins are encoded in a genomic region of Thioclava nitratireducens:
- a CDS encoding Mrp/NBP35 family ATP-binding protein, which translates to MALSKETVLATLQTVEVPGGGTAVSRDLVRALAVQDGVVRFVLEGAPQPELEAMRPTLEAAIKALPEVTSVTVVVPSGPPRGLGGTAQQSQQRGPAIGGHPKPQQGPQKVPGVKKIIAVGSGKGGVGKSTVASNLAVALTRAGKRVGLLDADIYGPSLPRMMGASKRPASPDGQTILPLQAHGVTLMSVGLMLKESEAVIWRGPMLMGAMQQMLFQVKWDEYGPLDVLLIDLPPGTGDVQLTLCQKTELDGAIIVSTPQDVALLDAKKAIDMFQRLKTPIHGLVENMSSYVCPNCGHEAHLFGHGGVAAEAKSLGLPFIGALPVDLDVRLAGDAGTPVAASEGPAAEGYATLARGLIDRDLI; encoded by the coding sequence ATGGCTCTGAGCAAGGAAACGGTTCTTGCGACGTTGCAAACGGTGGAAGTGCCGGGCGGCGGGACCGCTGTGAGCCGCGATCTCGTGCGCGCGCTCGCGGTGCAAGACGGCGTGGTGCGCTTCGTGCTCGAAGGCGCGCCGCAACCCGAACTGGAGGCGATGCGCCCCACGCTGGAGGCGGCGATCAAGGCGCTCCCAGAGGTGACGAGCGTGACGGTCGTCGTGCCTTCGGGCCCTCCGCGCGGCCTCGGCGGCACGGCGCAACAGTCGCAACAGCGTGGTCCCGCGATCGGAGGGCATCCCAAGCCCCAGCAGGGCCCGCAAAAGGTGCCGGGTGTGAAGAAGATCATCGCCGTGGGGTCGGGCAAGGGGGGCGTGGGCAAATCTACCGTCGCCTCTAACCTCGCCGTGGCGCTGACGCGCGCGGGCAAGCGGGTTGGGCTGCTGGATGCCGATATCTATGGTCCCTCGCTGCCGCGCATGATGGGGGCGAGCAAGCGGCCGGCCTCGCCGGATGGCCAGACGATCCTGCCGTTGCAGGCGCATGGCGTCACGCTGATGTCGGTCGGCCTCATGCTGAAAGAGAGCGAAGCGGTGATCTGGCGCGGCCCGATGCTGATGGGTGCGATGCAGCAGATGCTGTTCCAAGTGAAATGGGACGAGTACGGCCCGCTCGACGTGCTTTTGATCGATCTGCCGCCGGGGACGGGGGATGTGCAGCTCACGCTGTGTCAGAAAACCGAGCTGGACGGGGCGATCATCGTCTCGACCCCGCAGGACGTGGCGCTCCTCGATGCGAAGAAGGCGATCGACATGTTCCAGCGGCTGAAGACGCCGATCCATGGGCTGGTCGAGAATATGTCCTCTTACGTCTGTCCGAATTGTGGCCACGAGGCGCATCTCTTTGGTCATGGCGGCGTCGCAGCGGAGGCGAAATCGCTGGGGTTGCCGTTCATCGGTGCGCTGCCCGTTGACCTGGACGTGCGGCTCGCGGGTGACGCGGGCACCCCGGTCGCCGCGAGCGAGGGGCCGGCAGCCGAAGGCTACGCCACTCTTGCGCGTGGGCTGATCGACCGCGATCTGATCTGA